In the genome of Sciurus carolinensis chromosome 3, mSciCar1.2, whole genome shotgun sequence, one region contains:
- the Vamp2 gene encoding vesicle-associated membrane protein 2 produces MSATAATAPPAAPAGEGGPPAPPPNLTSNRRLQQTQAQVDEVVDIMRVNVDKVLERDQKLSELDDRADALQAGASQFETSAAKLKRKYWWKNLKMMIILGVICAIILIIIIVYFST; encoded by the exons AT GTCGGCTACTGCTGCCACCGCACCCCCTGCGGCCCCAGCTGGGGAGGGTggtccccctgctccccctccaaaCCTCACCAGTAACAGGAGACTGCAGCAGACCCAGGCCCAGGTGGATGAG GTGGTGGACATCATGAGGGTGAATGTGGACAAGGTCCTGGAGCGGGACCAGAAGCTATCGGAACTGGATGACCGTGCAGATGCACTCCAGGCAGGGGCCTCCCAGTTTGAAACAAGTGCAGCCAAGCTCAAGCGCAAATACTGGTGGAAAAACCTCAAG ATGATGATAATCTTGGGAGTGATTTGCGCTatcatcctcatcatcatcatcg TTTACTTCAGCACTTAA
- the Tmem107 gene encoding transmembrane protein 107 produces MGRISGLVPSRFLTLLAHLVVVITLFWSRDSNIQACLPLRFTPEEYEKQDIQLVTALSVTLGLFAVELAGFFSGVSMFNSTQSLISIGAHCSASVALSFFIFERWECTTYWYIFVFCSALPAITEVTLFIAVLGLKKKPF; encoded by the exons ATGGGTCGGATCTCGGGGCTCGTGCCCTCTCGCTTTCTGACACTCCTGGCACATCTAGTGGTCGTCATCACCTTATTCTGGTCCCGG GACAGCAACATCCAAGCTTGCCTGCCTCTCAGGTTCACCCCCGAGGAATATGAGAAGCAGGACATTCA ACTGGTGACAGCGCTCTCTGTCACCCTGGGCCTCTTTGCAGTGGAGCTGGCCGGTTTCTTCTCAGGAGTTTCCATGTTCAACAGCACGCAGAGTCTCATCT CTATTGGGGCTCACTGTAGTGCATCTGTGGCTCTATCCTTCTTCATATTCGAGCGCTGGGAGTGTACCACATACTggtacatttttgttttctgcag CGCCCTCCCAGCTATCACAGAAGTGACTTTATTCATCGCTGTCCTTGGACTGAAAAAGAAACCTTTCTGA